CGCGATTATGGCGTCGGAATGCCTGGATCGATTAGGGAAAAAAGAACAAGCCGAACATGTCCTTTCACCGTTGCTTGAACCAATAGCAGGTAGAAAGGGAACCTCCCCCCATTCTGATCTTTTTCTCGCCGCAGCAAATTTAGAATCTTCCATCATAGAAAAAGTACAGTGGATTAATAAAGCTTTGACGATAAATGGTATTTCGATGATTAAAATGGATACGTCCGCTTCGGCTTCCCCTTACGACAGTATTTTTGTTGATCGTACTCAAAAAACGCAAAAACATCTATCATCAGAACCTCACCCGCTCGTCACCGTCATCATGCCCGTCTATAATGCTGAAGATGCCATTCACACATCTCTCAATTCTATTCTGCAGCAAACATGGTCAAACCTGGAAGTACTAGTGACAGATGACTGTAGCAAGGACGCGACTGCTACAATCGTGGAATCTTATGCGGCCAATGATTCGAGGGTACGACTCATAAAAGCAGACGCTAACGGTGGGGCATATCCAGCACGTAACTTGGCACTCAAAGAAGCTACCGGTGATTTCGTTACCGTCAATGATGCCGATGACTGGTCACATACAGAAAAAATTGAAACACAAGTCAACCATTTGCTGGAGAATAGAACGGTAATCGGAAATATGTCCGAACAGGCACGCGCGACAAACGATCTTGTTTTTTATCGCAGGGGCAAGCCGGGGACATATATTTTTAGTAATATGTCATCGTTCATGTTCCGACGCAAGCCTGTGATGGATGCGATCGGATTTTGGGATTCTGTTCGTTTTGCAGCCGACTCAGAGTTTATCCGCCGCATTAAGAAGGTGTTTGGCGAAAAATCAATCGCGTATTTAACGACAGGTCCGCTGTCTTTTCAAAGGCAATCCGACACGTCATTAACCGGAAACCAGGCTTTTGGGTATCACGGATATAAAATGGGAGCGAGAAAAGAGTACGAAGAGGCGCATGATCATTTTCATCAAACGACCAAGGACCTAAGCTACTCTTTTCCTTTACAATCCCGACCATTTGCAGTCCCTGAGCCAATGTGGCCAAAACGAGAAACGAAGCATGACGGAAGGCGGCATTTTGACGTTGTGATTGCTTCCGATTTCAGGCTAGATGATCAAAATGACGTATTGAATACGGCGGAAATTCTTTCTCAAACGCAAAAACATGTGCGAATCGGGCTTGTCCAACTCTCTCAATATAATGTGTCACCGGATCGACCCATTCATCCAAATGTACGTCGCATATTGGATGGAGATCGTGTACAGATGCTTGTTTACGGAGAAAAAATCTTCTGTGGGGACTTGATCGTCAGACACCTTCCATCATTACAGGAATGGCAACGATATGTCCCGGATGTTAAATCAGAAAGTGTTCGGATTATTGTCAATCAACTCCCCCACGAAGGTAATGCGGGGCTATATAATCTTCAACAATGTCAAAATCACATGAAGGAATTCTTTGGCGACCTTGGCTTATGGTATGCTTTTAACACTAGAATTCTCAAGGAACTACAACAAAAGGATATTACATCGCTCACCTTAAGTAATGAAATATGGGCCAATTAACGAGAAACCTCGATTAAAGGAGGTTTAATGTTGGAAAAAGCTAACAACCCCCATGAAACACTTGAACGTCAGAAAAAGCGGAATGAACAGCTCACTCATGATATAATGCAAGTAGAACAGCAAATAGCAGAAGCAAAAAAGGAAAATGAAGTGATTGTCGAAGAAAAAGAAAAATATGAACAAAAATGCGCCATGATCGAACAAAGCCTACTTTGGAAAGGCACCAAACCCATACGGAAACTAAGGGCATGGCTGAAACGTTCTCAATAGCATTGCCAAGCCGTGGAGGCGTTTATCTTTGAAAAATAACGATTCTGTCCATCATCAATTACAGACCGAATATAAAAGAGAAGAGAAACTGTTGCTTACATTGCTAGAACGTGGTTCAGAATTGGAGAAAGTAACAAACGAGAAAAAAAGCAATGAAAAGGAACGGAATCGTTTGAAGCGGAGGTACATGTCTTTGCGCAAGTACCGTTTGTGGGCTTTCACATGGGTGGAAAGGAAATTGTTCAGCTTCATTCGGACAAGCAAAGAGCGGTTTCAGTCTTTTGTGTTAAAGACGGACCATAAGGCACTCCTTGAACAAAACAAGCAACTTTCCGAAAAGCAAGCTCGGCTTGAGAAGGAACTGGAGATCGCACATCAACAGCTCCGAAACGAAATAAAACAAGCTGGGTCTCAAATCGTAGATTGGCAAGAACTAAATGAGGGACAACTTCACCATAGTTTACAAATGATAAAAGAAGACGGTGATATGTTAGGTTATTTGCAGGATCTTATTAAAAAAAGAACCATACATGATAACAATTACCGATCGGCTCTTAAGTATGCGGCCATTCTGTATAGCAATGACAAAAAAGCCGCCAAGCACAAAATTTATCAAACATTGTTGGAAGGCCTGAAAATTGAAGAGATTCCGGAGATCTTGATTCGATCAAGGTCTGATCAAAAGGAAGACACAATTTCCCTCAAGCCCATCGCATCCTTTAGCGCTTCTTTGACCATGCAAGCAAGAATCAGGCAACTTGAATCGTTCAAGCCGGAATGGGAAGTCGATGATAAAGCAACGGCCTACACATTTATTGATGAACTTGGGATTAGAAGGCCATGGGTATCTGAAGAAGAGTTTTCGTTTACACAGGTGCCGGAAAAAGAAGGCATCGTTATTAAACCGGTCATCGGAGCAGGTTCTCGCGGGGTATATATCATTTTTGACATGAATCGCATACAAGACGTGAAAAGATCGAGGATCCTTAGCAGTTGGGACGATTTTAAAGCTAGCATGCAAGAGGATTTAAATCGAGGCTTGGTCAGCGATGACCAATGGGTGGCTGAAGAGCTGCTCTATGAAAACAACGAAAATCAAACGCCGGCACGAGACATAAAATTTTACTGTTTTTACGGGAAGGTCGGGCTCATTCTTGAAATCCGACGCTTCCCGGAAGTGGCGTACTGTTGGTGGACGCCGGATGGAGAGCGTGTTCGTACAGGCAAATACGAGGGAAAGTTATTCGAGGGGGACGGGGTGTCCCAGGATCAAGCGGAGCTGGCTGCTTTTATCAGTTCCGAAATTCCCGCTCCCTTTATGAGAATCGATTTTTTGAAGACAGAGGAAGGTTTGGTGTTTGGAGAGTTTGCCCCTAAACCGGGCAATTATGATGAGTTCGACCGGCACACCGATTGCGCGTTGGGAAACGAATTTCTGGAAGCACAGGGACGCCTTCTAACCGATTTATTAAAGGGAAAAACGTTTGACCATTTTAAGACTTCCTTAAAAAGTGCCGGACGAAGCAATCGTTGAATGTATGAATCAGAAGGTGATGGAATGAATACCGATCAACCGGTTTGGCTTCCCCATGTTAGTCCTGAGGTCGTTTCGGAAGCACTTGGCCATGAACTTTGTGCCTATCTCGTAGCTCTGGAAGGATGGAGACGAGGATTGACCCTCAAATGGTATACGAAAGATGCGGAGCCATTTCAAAATATGATGACGTGGCATGTAGATGCTCCCGGCAAGTTATTTTCCCTGAGTTCAGACGAGAAGACCCATTATTTTTTCCGGACACGCGGGGACAAAGTCAGCAATGAAGCGGTGCGGAACGGTGCTGATAAAGTGCATACCAAAACGCTGTTGGACAAGGCAGGCGTCTCTGTCCCTGAAGGCAGACGATTCAGCGTAGATGTCCGTGATGAAGAGATTATCAGTTACGCTTCGACTATTGGCTTTCCGGTTGTCTTGAAACCGACCGAGGGGAGCTTTGGCAAAGGCGTGATCACCAATATCGAAGACAAAAAAGCATTGCGGAAGGCACTTAGAAATGTCCGTCGTTCTGATGTGCTTGTGGAACGATTTATTCCCGGTGAAGAGTACCGTGTCTATGTTATCGGCAAGCAAGTCGCGGGTGCCATTCATCGCATACCGGCGAATGTTATCGGAGATGGAAAACACTCGATTGAAGCTTTAATAGACATGAAAAATAAAGAAAGACAGCATAACCCGCGCCTGCTCAGTTGTCCCATCCAAATCGATGATGACGTTATCAACCGTATTCATGCGATAGGTTATACGCTTGAGAGCACTCCAAAAGAAGGGGAACGTATTTTGCTGAGAGAAAAAAGTAATATTTCCCTCGGAGGTGATCCTGTTGATGTCACGGATGACCTCCATCCTGCCGTCAAAGAAACAGCGATTCAAGCCATAGATGCGGTGGCCGGTTTATATCATGGCGGGGTAGATCTTATGATAGATGAAAATAAACCTGCGCAAGATGCTGCCACTGTTATAGAACTGAACCCGACAGCGCAAATCGGCTCCCTTCTATATCCCATGGAAGGCCATGGTCGAGACATTCCTGCGGCGATTATCGACGATTATTTTCCAGAAACAAAAGTCAATAAAGAAGTGAAAACAAGCTTTTATTTTGGCTTCAATCGCGTATTGGAACCGTTACAAAATAAGTCTTCAATGAGAACAACAGTCGCTCCCCTCCCATCTCGGAACGTATACGCCAAAAAGTACACATTATCCGGAGAGGTGCAAGAGATTCATTATCATCGTAAGGTAAGAGACGAAGCACTGGCCGCTCAATTACATGGCTATATTAACAATCTTAACAACGGTGATATTGAAGTCGTTGTCGCCGGCAATCAGCAGGATGTTGTCGATCATTTTCAGGAGACGCTCACACAAACGACGGACTACGCGCAGGTGACAAGTGTAAGTGCGGAAGATTGGTTGCACCCGGTGAAAATTGGATTTGACATTCAAGCTGATCCTAATAAAATAACAGATGAAATCAACAGGATTAAACAAGAAAAAGCCGCTATGGAAAAAGAGAAAAAAAAGGCGGAACGCCAGTATTTAAAATACCAACAAAGTCGCTCTTGGAAACTGACGTTGCCTCTTCGTAAAGCATTAAATTATATGAAGCGTAGATCTTGAGCCAAGCAATGGGGGATCTTGCCGTGAAGAATTATAATGAACATTGGCTGCCGCATTTAAACAATGCCATACCGATTGAATCATGTAAGAATAAAGTGAGTATGTATACCATTGCTTTGGAAGGCTGGCGACGGGGATTAACGTTAACGTTTTATACGGAGTTAGATGAGTATCATAAATCACAATATCGTTATTCACTCGCCAGCAAGGACCGAGAACATCATTTTGCGGGATCTAAAGGAGATAAAATCACGGACGAGGCATTTCACATTTGTGATGACAAAGCTTTAACGTATGAATGGTTATCCAGTGCCGGTGTTCCTGTACCTAAGGGAAAGAGGTTTACAGAGGAAATACCGGAGGAGGAAATTGTACAGTACGCTAAAACCACCGGTTTTCCGCTCGTATTGAAACCGACGAATGGAAGTGGTGGCAAAGGGGTCATCGTTAATATCCAGAGCGTAAAAACATTAAAGGAAGCCATTTTCTACGTTAGGGAAGAACTCCGATTCAAGGAAATTATCGTCGAACAATACATTACCGGCGATGAGGTACGTATTTTTGTTCTCGGTGACCAATTGTTCAGCGCTGTTCACAGAATACCTGCCAACGTAGTCGGAGATGGTGAGCACTCGCTTCGAACATTAATCGATATGAAAAATGAAGAAAGAAAAAATGTTCCCCATCTATATGATCGGCCCATAAAACTGGACAGGCAATTGTATACGACGCTGCGTGAGTCGGGTTTGACGCTGGACACTGTTCCTAAGCATGGTCGGCGTATTTTTTTGAAGAAAACAAGTAATGTTTCCTCCGGAGGAGATCCCGTCGATGTCACTGACCGGTTAACGCCCGAATTAAGAGAAATGGCGGTACAAGCGTGCCAAGCTGTCCCCGGATTGGCCCATTGCGGCTTAGATATGATGGTCGACTGGGAAAATAATAAAGGATTTGTCATTGAATTAAATACAAGGCCGGGGATTGGTTCTTTTCTATTCCCCATGGAAGGAAAGGCCGAGGACATTCCGAAAGCGCTTATCGACGATTATTTTCCGGAAACAAAGGAAGTTCAAATCAGCCAATCAAATGCTTATTTTGATTTTAAAACAATCATTGACACACTACAAAACGGTGCCGTTGCAGAGGTAGAAGTAGCACCGGCACCAACCGGCAACCTGTTCGCCCAGAAACTCATCATATCCGGCGTTATTCAAGATAGGAATTATCACCAATGGTTGCGAAAGCAAGCATTGCAAAACAACTTAAGTGGATATATCAAAACGCTCGGCAGTCGTGATATGGAAGTCCTTATCGCCGGTACAAACAAACAGGATTTGGAGACCTATAAGCAAGTCTTTACACAACGAAAAGACCGACATGAAGATTTGCAAATGCAGGAAGAACCGTGGGAAGCGCCGATTAAAATCGGTTTTGATATTGACAGTCCGCAGGTGGAGGCAGCCGGATTGAATCAACTTGAAGCCCAGTGGCAAAGTCTTCAAGAACAAATGCA
The Salicibibacter kimchii DNA segment above includes these coding regions:
- a CDS encoding acylphosphatase produces the protein MNTDQPVWLPHVSPEVVSEALGHELCAYLVALEGWRRGLTLKWYTKDAEPFQNMMTWHVDAPGKLFSLSSDEKTHYFFRTRGDKVSNEAVRNGADKVHTKTLLDKAGVSVPEGRRFSVDVRDEEIISYASTIGFPVVLKPTEGSFGKGVITNIEDKKALRKALRNVRRSDVLVERFIPGEEYRVYVIGKQVAGAIHRIPANVIGDGKHSIEALIDMKNKERQHNPRLLSCPIQIDDDVINRIHAIGYTLESTPKEGERILLREKSNISLGGDPVDVTDDLHPAVKETAIQAIDAVAGLYHGGVDLMIDENKPAQDAATVIELNPTAQIGSLLYPMEGHGRDIPAAIIDDYFPETKVNKEVKTSFYFGFNRVLEPLQNKSSMRTTVAPLPSRNVYAKKYTLSGEVQEIHYHRKVRDEALAAQLHGYINNLNNGDIEVVVAGNQQDVVDHFQETLTQTTDYAQVTSVSAEDWLHPVKIGFDIQADPNKITDEINRIKQEKAAMEKEKKKAERQYLKYQQSRSWKLTLPLRKALNYMKRRS
- a CDS encoding glycosyltransferase family 2 protein, with translation MLKALVKKITNLLEWLIQRLLTADRKHYINDKLTQKQKDTIKKILFLGNYRTQEREIRQVKHRLYNLGFTKRVFAELETFYHQNEDLYLKKLATWELLLWHANQFTEEDSRKCLELLSEVVQDEKDPVHIRKAAIMASECLDRLGKKEQAEHVLSPLLEPIAGRKGTSPHSDLFLAAANLESSIIEKVQWINKALTINGISMIKMDTSASASPYDSIFVDRTQKTQKHLSSEPHPLVTVIMPVYNAEDAIHTSLNSILQQTWSNLEVLVTDDCSKDATATIVESYAANDSRVRLIKADANGGAYPARNLALKEATGDFVTVNDADDWSHTEKIETQVNHLLENRTVIGNMSEQARATNDLVFYRRGKPGTYIFSNMSSFMFRRKPVMDAIGFWDSVRFAADSEFIRRIKKVFGEKSIAYLTTGPLSFQRQSDTSLTGNQAFGYHGYKMGARKEYEEAHDHFHQTTKDLSYSFPLQSRPFAVPEPMWPKRETKHDGRRHFDVVIASDFRLDDQNDVLNTAEILSQTQKHVRIGLVQLSQYNVSPDRPIHPNVRRILDGDRVQMLVYGEKIFCGDLIVRHLPSLQEWQRYVPDVKSESVRIIVNQLPHEGNAGLYNLQQCQNHMKEFFGDLGLWYAFNTRILKELQQKDITSLTLSNEIWAN
- a CDS encoding ATP-grasp fold amidoligase family protein codes for the protein MKNNDSVHHQLQTEYKREEKLLLTLLERGSELEKVTNEKKSNEKERNRLKRRYMSLRKYRLWAFTWVERKLFSFIRTSKERFQSFVLKTDHKALLEQNKQLSEKQARLEKELEIAHQQLRNEIKQAGSQIVDWQELNEGQLHHSLQMIKEDGDMLGYLQDLIKKRTIHDNNYRSALKYAAILYSNDKKAAKHKIYQTLLEGLKIEEIPEILIRSRSDQKEDTISLKPIASFSASLTMQARIRQLESFKPEWEVDDKATAYTFIDELGIRRPWVSEEEFSFTQVPEKEGIVIKPVIGAGSRGVYIIFDMNRIQDVKRSRILSSWDDFKASMQEDLNRGLVSDDQWVAEELLYENNENQTPARDIKFYCFYGKVGLILEIRRFPEVAYCWWTPDGERVRTGKYEGKLFEGDGVSQDQAELAAFISSEIPAPFMRIDFLKTEEGLVFGEFAPKPGNYDEFDRHTDCALGNEFLEAQGRLLTDLLKGKTFDHFKTSLKSAGRSNR
- a CDS encoding ATP-grasp domain-containing protein encodes the protein MKNYNEHWLPHLNNAIPIESCKNKVSMYTIALEGWRRGLTLTFYTELDEYHKSQYRYSLASKDREHHFAGSKGDKITDEAFHICDDKALTYEWLSSAGVPVPKGKRFTEEIPEEEIVQYAKTTGFPLVLKPTNGSGGKGVIVNIQSVKTLKEAIFYVREELRFKEIIVEQYITGDEVRIFVLGDQLFSAVHRIPANVVGDGEHSLRTLIDMKNEERKNVPHLYDRPIKLDRQLYTTLRESGLTLDTVPKHGRRIFLKKTSNVSSGGDPVDVTDRLTPELREMAVQACQAVPGLAHCGLDMMVDWENNKGFVIELNTRPGIGSFLFPMEGKAEDIPKALIDDYFPETKEVQISQSNAYFDFKTIIDTLQNGAVAEVEVAPAPTGNLFAQKLIISGVIQDRNYHQWLRKQALQNNLSGYIKTLGSRDMEVLIAGTNKQDLETYKQVFTQRKDRHEDLQMQEEPWEAPIKIGFDIDSPQVEAAGLNQLEAQWQSLQEQMQAIQKEKSRLERQNIMIEQSSSWRITRPLRKTGNMMKKVFSIK